A single region of the Amia ocellicauda isolate fAmiCal2 chromosome 8, fAmiCal2.hap1, whole genome shotgun sequence genome encodes:
- the spag8 gene encoding sperm-associated antigen 8, which yields MTTAHSSRCLLDNWAEERAAAPLDHVGSEEEACGKAQLHKHGHRGILSVDLVSKVADVTTVRETYTPPRGPGVRQRGIRGELLEKYLYKTIREQVLEELNAQPPAAEMISTTRHDYKRDGFESVPPAPSKEHNYKTEQAITYWSENHQKIQGVTAVRSRNTPFKKNTSFSKPISEYLDEPTPYTLENYPNL from the exons AGGGCTGCCGCACCACTGGATCACGTGGGTTCAGAAGAAGAGGCATGTGGAAAAGCCCAATTGCATAAACACGGCCACAGGGGGATTCTGTCCGTGGACCTCGTGTCCAAAGTGGCAGATGTCACCACAGTGAGAGAGACTTACACCCCCCCCAGGGGCCCCGGGGTGAGGCAGAGAG gAATAAGAGGGGAGCTGCTGGAGAAATACCTGTACAAGACGATAAG GGAGCAAGTACTGGAGGAGCTCAACGCTCAGCCCCCAGCTGCAGAGATGATCTCCACGACCAGACATGACTATAAACGCGACGGCTTTGAATCCGTCCCCCCGGCCCCTTCCAAG gaaCACAACTATAAAACTGAACAAGCGATAACCTATTGGAGTGAGAAccatcagaagatacag GGCGTCACAGCTGTACGGTCAAGAAATACTCCGTTTAAAAAGAATACGTCCTTCAGCAAACCAATCAGTGAATATCTGGATGAGCCGACGCCGTACACCCTGGAGAATTACCCTAATCTGTGA